The following nucleotide sequence is from Podospora bellae-mahoneyi strain CBS 112042 chromosome 1 map unlocalized CBS112042p_1, whole genome shotgun sequence.
CTGGCATTActgctgatgatgtcgacTACTATGAGATCAACGAGGCTTTCTCCGTTGTTGCCCTCGCCAACATccagcttcttggtcttgacgcCGAAAAGGTCAATGTCTTTGGTGGCTCCGTCGCTATCGGCCATCCTTTGGGCGCTTCTGGTGCTCGTATTGTCACCACTCTCACCTCGGTcctgagggagaagaagggcaagattggtgttgctggtatctgcaacggtggtggtggtgcttcgGCTTTGGTTATTGAGAATCTGCAGTGAGTGATGAAACCTTGGCTTTGAAGAGAAAGTGTGAATGTCTTTATGGCTGGTTTGGGTCATTTGGCATAGGGAAAGGAAGGTGGTGTCACGGCGTTTAATAGCTCAAGCGGGGCTGCGAATACACAAAACACATTTAATAAGGGATATGATCTGATTGAAAATGGTTGTGTTTTTCCTTCGGGGGTTTAGATCGGtagcttcttcttcttcttcgtcgtcgtcgtcgtcgtcgtcgtcgtcctcagTTGAGCAGCCAATCGCTAGGTCTAGCCTTTAATTTTCTCTGCTCTTTagcagagagagaaagagagagagagtcgAATAATACAAATCGTCGCTTCCAAACCATCTTACCACTTTCCAATCCCTAGTTGCTGTAACTCTTCGTATTATCTGTGAACTATTTCATCATGTCTACGTCGGCCTCCAAGACCGAACtgccccatcctcacccgccGTGATAACCAACTGCTGCTCGTCATAAAAAACAAAACTCCTCACCAACTCCTGCCCGTGCGCCCCCGGCAGAGCTACCACGCTCTCCCTATCCAATCCCCACTGCCCGTTCCCTCCCTTGGCGAGATGAACGAGTTGAAACAGTTCTTGACTATATAGTTTTCCCACGTTAGCACACTCCCCATACCTACAGCCCCAAGGTAGGTACTTACTCCTGCGcccccaccccaacaaccGCCCCATTATTACCCCCAAGTTTCGGGACCACATTCGCCAGATACTGACACCCCACCGCCTCTCGTATATCCCCCATATCCAAGACTGCCGCCCCCTTTTCAATGGTGCCGTCCGACATGTCGTAGATGGCGAACTTTTCGTCGTGGGAGGCGGCGTAGATTTCAGAGGACTGATTGAGGAAGCCGGCGTGGTGGACGGAGCCGTGGTTGAAGGTTGTGATGACGAGGTCGTCTTCgtcggtgatgagggtgtCGCTTATCGAGAGGAGACCGTCGGTCGagccggagaggaggagattgggggttgttgggtggaAGGTGAGTTCGGTTATGTCGTCGGAGTGGATTTCGGTGTAGGTGATCTTGGGGGAGGACGGAAAAGAGCGGAGGTCccagaggaggatggaggctTGGTGGTTGGCTAGTTCGGTGCCAGCGGCGAGGGTGTGGGTGGGGTTGGAACAGGCtagggagaggatggggatggggtcaTTGTTGCCTTGTATATGGTTAGTGATATGTTTAGAcgggaggaagaaggtgggTGAGAGAGAGACTTACCTCGTATTTGCATGGCGGGTTTGATGGGATTTGTCCTGAAATCCCAGATGGAGACGGTACCATTCTCACCTGCGGTGCAGACTATCGACTCGGCGGGATCGTATACTTTGGCACAGGTGAGGTTCCCATGATCGGTTGTGATTTGCTTGAGAGGGCCGGCGTTGAGTCGTGTGGGGTCGAAGAGACTGAGGGTTTGGTCTGAAGCAATGGCTGCGAGGCCGGCAGCTATGGGGAGAATTTCCGAAACATAAGTGTCTGGTTTGGGGTATTTGTAGCCGTCCACGGCCGTGAGTTGGTACATTTTGAGGTTGAGCCTTGTATCCGGGGTGCCTGTGAGCAGTGTATGTAAGTGAGCGAGACCAGAAAAGAAATTTAGTCAGGTTGCAAAAGCTTGGGTGAGAGGTTGTGTGAGAGCCCAATTTTCGGTTTGCAGAACCTACAAGATGAAAATATGTATTCAATGACCTTATTCTAACACGATATTGTCAATCAAATCATAAAAAGTCAAATGAGAATTCAAATTGTGTGATATCTTTGAAGAAGTATACCTGCTGGGGAAAGTGACTTGCAGCAAATGAACCGGCTTGGCAGCTGGCGCCACCTGGGCCGTATCTTCAAGGGCAGCTTACATGGCCCGTCACAACGGGAGCTGTTATGGATCTGGACAGCTTACCTACAATCAACACTGACAACATCATTCAGACCACTTTTCGCCAACC
It contains:
- a CDS encoding uncharacterized protein (EggNog:ENOG503NZDY; COG:S) gives rise to the protein MYQLTAVDGYKYPKPDTYVSEILPIAAGLAAIASDQTLSLFDPTRLNAGPLKQITTDHGNLTCAKVYDPAESIVCTAGENGTVSIWDFRTNPIKPAMQIRGNNDPIPILSLACSNPTHTLAAGTELANHQASILLWDLRSFPSSPKITYTEIHSDDITELTFHPTTPNLLLSGSTDGLLSISDTLITDEDDLVITTFNHGSVHHAGFLNQSSEIYAASHDEKFAIYDMSDGTIEKGAAVLDMGDIREAVGCQYLANVVPKLGGNNGAVVGVGAQDQELFQLVHLAKGGNGQWGLDRESVVALPGAHGQELVRSFVFYDEQQLVITAGEDGAVRSWRPT